The Nitrosococcus watsonii C-113 genome includes the window CCTCAGCATCCCGGAGAAACTCTCTCTTCAAAGAAGAAAACAAAACGTAGCAGTCTTACTATCTACCCAGCAATAGTAGACGAAATCTTATCCTCCCTTAAGGCCGCTCATCCAGCTTTTTTCCTTCCTTAGGAGTAGAGGCCAGATCCGCTTTACTGATTCCCAAAGCCAAGGCCATAGGGCTAGCAACATAAATTGAAGAATAAGTACCTACTATAATACCTGCAATAAGAGCGGTAGAAAAACTATGGATTGTTTCACCGCCAAATAAAAACAGAGCAAAGAGAACGAGTAAAGTGGTCAAAGACGTCATTATGGTACGGGACAATGTCTGGTTTATAGAGGTATTAATTATCTGCTTTGCCGTCCCCTTGCGTATTTTGCGGAAATTCTCCCGGATCCGATCCGACACTACAATGGTATCGTTAAGGGAATAACCAATGACGGCAAGAATGGCTGCTAATACAGTAAGATCAAACTCAAGCCGCAAGAGGGAGAAAAAGCCCAGCACAATAATCACATCATGTACCAAAGCGATCACCGAACCAACGGCAAGCCGGTACTCGAAGCGCAAGGCAACGTAAATTAAAATGCCAATCAACGCATAGAGCACCGCTAGCCCTCCCTGCTCGACGAGATGTTCCCCGACCTTGGGGCCCACAA containing:
- the secF gene encoding protein translocase subunit SecF, coding for MKLLKKDFRIDFMGKRRLAFAFSLALLLISISSLIFQGLNFGIDFTGGTLLEVGYEQPVDLSDVRRDLEEAEFGSAIVQHFGTTRDVLIRLAPEAERNSAKFSNKVLAALQESSDNPATMRRVEFVGPKVGEHLVEQGGLAVLYALIGILIYVALRFEYRLAVGSVIALVHDVIIVLGFFSLLRLEFDLTVLAAILAVIGYSLNDTIVVSDRIRENFRKIRKGTAKQIINTSINQTLSRTIMTSLTTLLVLFALFLFGGETIHSFSTALIAGIIVGTYSSIYVASPMALALGISKADLASTPKEGKKLDERP